ATGCACGCGCGGCAATGATGCAGCTCATCGGCATGTTCGCTAACTATGTTTCGCACCAAGTCATCCTCGTCAAGCGGTTGCCCGATGGCTTGTTAGTGGACAACCGCGCTACCGAAGGCGGCTTGATGGCCGGTGGCGGAGGAGGTGCCGGCACCGTGGCCACGTTGGGCATTCTCTCCAGCATGCTGCTCCCCGCGTTGGCCAAGGCTAAGGCTAAGGCCAATGCCATCAAGAGTGTGAATAATACTAAGTCTCTGGGCAGGGCGCTCATATGGACCGCAGAGGTTAATGATGGAAAACTTCCTGTAGCCAATCGCTGGTGCGACGCCATTATGCCGGAGGCACAGACGCGCAAGATTTTCATCTCGCCTCAGGATCCGTTGGCCAATGCGCACATGGAAAGAAATAAGGCATTCAGCTCCTACGCGATGAATGCCGCTGTGGCGGGCAAAAACTTGGATGAATTGTCGCCTGATACGGTGATGGTTTTCGAGTGCCCGTTGGGCTGGAACGGCTCGGGCGGCTTGGTGGACATTCAGCGTGCCCGCGCCCGTCCGGGCAATTATGGCAGTTTGTCGACCATCGCCGTGACGATGGCTGACGGCTCCAGCCGTCAGGCGCGCTTCGTGGAATTGGGCCGGTTTAACTGGACCGGCCAACGGCGCTAGTTTTTTGTTCCCACACCGCCAGCGGGATTTTTTCCCGCTGGCTTTTTTTGTGTCCTTTTGTCAGAGTGATCACCTCCACCGATGGAAATTTATGTCAAACGTGATGACGGGCAGTTTGGGCCATTTTCGCCCGAGCAAATTGAGGAATGCCTTGCGAGCGGGGCGTTGATCGAGACAGACATCGCTTGGCACGCAGCCTTGCCGGATTGGGTGCCGGTGACGGAAATTCTGGGCACGTTGGATGGCGGTGACGCATCGGTTCCATCAAAGAAGGACGCACCCGCCAAAGCATCACCCGCTAAAACGTCACCTGTCAAAAAGGGTGGAAGTAAAAAATTACTGGTTGCCGGCGTGGCAGCAGTCGTGGTGCTGGGTGCGGCGGCGGCGGTATTGATTCCTAAATTTCTTGGCGATCAAGAGGGGAACCCCCCTTCGGAGAATCAGCCGGGAAAGATTGCCGGTACTCCTAAAACCAACGCGCCGTCAGTGGGCGTTCCTGATCGGGTTGGAAACACAAATTCGCTCTCCGTGCCGCTCGCGCCCAACGGACCTTCGAGCACTTCCTTTGAAGCGGTCACCCAACACCTCGATACCGGCGGCAGTTTTTATTTTTACCTCAGCACCGATGAAGCGCAGGGCTGGGTACGGACGGGTTTTGATGAAGGCGGAAAATTGCTGGAGCAGTTTGGCCCGATGCTCGGCGAGGACGGCGCGGGGCAGGCGGCAACGGGATTGGCTGCCGCCAAGGCATTGTACACGGGCATCGGATTGGACGCCATTGACGGCATCGGCGCAAGCACGCGCAGCCTCGGCGGCGGTCTCAAGCGAAACGTGGCCATGCTCCATCGCGATCCCGCCAAGGGCGAGGGCATTTTGTGGAAAGCCCTCGGCGCCGCGTCGCACGATTTGGACGGACTGAATCTGATGCCCGCAGATACCGTGTACGCCTATCACGGCGATCTTGATGTGGCAGCCATACTCGCTTGGGCGAAAACGATGGTAGCCACCCATCTGCCCGTTGAGGTTACGGAGCAATTCGATGCGATACTCGCCCATCCTCCGGCACAACAAGCCCTCGGCACATACGACGGCGAAGTGGGGGTGTATTTCACGTTGGACTCAGAGAAGATGTTGAAACTGCCCAATCGAGTTGTCGGCGCCACATTGCCCGGCGATGCGCCTGCAATTCCCGGCGGCGTGCCCGCCGTGCCTGGCGAAGGTGGAAAGGAACTCGAAATCCCCGAACCGGGATTGGTGCTCACTCTTAAAGTGAACAACGGTGATTTGATCGCTATGCTCCAGGGCATTACCGAATCGATGGGAATGCCTTTGGTGGAGGTTGATCTCGGTGGAGTGAAAGCATTTCAATTTCCCCAACCCATGCCGTTGCCAGCGCCGGGGATGATCGTGCAGCCGGTGGCATTTCAATCGGGCGGCTACTTGGTGCTGGCAAGCAGCCCCGCACTGGCGGCCAAAGTGATCGCCGCCCAAGCCAATC
This genomic interval from Limisphaerales bacterium contains the following:
- a CDS encoding DUF1559 domain-containing protein; protein product: MEIYVKRDDGQFGPFSPEQIEECLASGALIETDIAWHAALPDWVPVTEILGTLDGGDASVPSKKDAPAKASPAKTSPVKKGGSKKLLVAGVAAVVVLGAAAAVLIPKFLGDQEGNPPSENQPGKIAGTPKTNAPSVGVPDRVGNTNSLSVPLAPNGPSSTSFEAVTQHLDTGGSFYFYLSTDEAQGWVRTGFDEGGKLLEQFGPMLGEDGAGQAATGLAAAKALYTGIGLDAIDGIGASTRSLGGGLKRNVAMLHRDPAKGEGILWKALGAASHDLDGLNLMPADTVYAYHGDLDVAAILAWAKTMVATHLPVEVTEQFDAILAHPPAQQALGTYDGEVGVYFTLDSEKMLKLPNRVVGATLPGDAPAIPGGVPAVPGEGGKELEIPEPGLVLTLKVNNGDLIAMLQGITESMGMPLVEVDLGGVKAFQFPQPMPLPAPGMIVQPVAFQSGGYLVLASSPALAAKVIAAQANPDAGLRGTAEFKKLTKGMELKGNQFTFMSSRVKGLYSGMIKQALAAEAAMLPESVKNLAVRLMTLGMSGQVSILKILPEGFLIHSHTEGMGYDSAVLGVGAVVPVAVVAALVLPAIQNGRSQAREIHSMNNLKQLGVAIHAFHADHDQLPDAAKWSDALLPIVGNERAVFNSPADPGAEGSSYAFNKNLSGIKLETLREAARTVVFFESDLGWNGAGGIEDVFTLNDNYLIGFADGHVERVSFDALEKLNWTP